In one window of Notolabrus celidotus isolate fNotCel1 chromosome 15, fNotCel1.pri, whole genome shotgun sequence DNA:
- the hhatla gene encoding hedgehog acyltransferase like, a isoform X1, translating to MGIKAALPKYELYLYRAVLVGALIWAGSWIFEASSDNVNRKAFKDNVKPGWHYFGRKMDVADFEWMMWFTTFRNHILFALVGHVIFAKIFTVIAPKIGIDGCKHRSLIFGVYGGLAVLVTMGWTFMALVLSHCIIIYSVALVKSKWLSFAAGLATLASIKLEPYNSWQESLVTGSFDLQDILFYGGCGFSIMRCMSFALENCEKKDGNYTFADLMRYNFYLPFFFFGPIMTFDRYHAQANNTQLTRKEREMWNITTKALVHLGAILVVDIFFHYLYILTIPSDMKLVTKLSDWCLGGLAYSNLVYDWVKAAMMFGVINTVATLDHLDPPQPPKCITMLYVFAETHFDRGINDWLCKYVYDYIGGDHDKIFKELLATICTFAVTTLWLGPCEVVYIWSFFNCFGLNFELWVAKFFSFPPFSTIEGVMGEAMSRRIRGVFNAANFWAIILYNVLALNSLEFAKLVGRRLIFKGFPLSTLSVLLVTYCGVQLVKERERQEALLEDAELVKPVDGGKEKAE from the exons ATGGGGATCAAGGCTGCCCTCCCCAAATATGAGCTGTATCTCTACAGAGCCGTTCTTGTCGGGGCCTTGATATGGGCAGGCAGTTGGATATTTGAAGCTTCAAGTG ATAATGTAAACAGAAAGGCCTTCAAAGATAATGTGAAACCAGGATGGCATTACTTTGGCAGGAAAATG GATGTTGCGGACTTCGAGTGGATGATGTGGTTCACTACATTCCGCAATCACATCCTATTTGCTCTCGTTGGTCACGTTATCTTTGCCAAGATATTCACCGTGATAGCTCCAAAg ATTGGTATAGATGGATGTAAG CACAGATCCTTGATCTTTGGTGTGTACGGCGGTTTGGCCGTCCTGGTGACGATGGGCTGGACCTTCATGGCTCTGGTTCTGTCTCACTGCATCATCATCTACAGCGTCGCTCTGGTCAAGAGCAAGTGGTTGAGCTTTGCAGCCGGCCTGGCAACATTGGCCTCCATCAAGCTGGAGCCTTATAACTCCTGGCAG GAATCCTTGGTGACGGGCTCCTTTGACCTGCAAGACATCctgttctacggcggctgtggcTTCAGCATCATGCGCTGCATGAGCTTCGCTTTGGAGAACTGCGAGAAAAAGGATGGAAACTACACGTTCGCTGACCTGATGAGATACAACTTCTAcctccccttcttcttcttcggaCCCATCATGACCTTTGACAGGTATCACGCACAG GCGAACAACACCCAACTGACAcgtaaggagagagagatgtggaACATCACCACCAAGGCTTTGGTGCATCTGGGAGCAATTTTGGTGGTGGACATCTTCTTCCACTATCTCTACATCCTGACAATCCCCAGTGACATGAAGCTGGTCACCAAGCTCTCCGACTGGTGTCTGG GTGGTCTGGCTTATTCCAACCTGGTGTATGACTGGGTGAAAGCAGCCATGATGTTTGGTGTCATCAACACTGTGGCTACACTGGACCATCTGGACCCTCCTCAGCCCCCCAAGTGTATCACCATGCTCTATGTCTTCGCTGAGAC gCACTTTGACAGAGGCATCAATGACTGGCTGTGCAA GTATGTTTATGATTATATCGGTGGGGATCATGACAAAATCTTCAAGGAGCTCCTCGCAACCATCTGCACTTTTGCCGTCACCACCCTGTGGCTGGGGCCCTGTGAGGTGGTTTATATCTGGTCCTTCTTCAACTGCTTTGGCCTCAACTTTGAGCTGTGGGTCGCCAAGTTCTTCTCCTTCCCTCCATTTTCTACTATCGAG GGTGTGATGGGTGAAGCCATGTCCCGTAGGATCAGGGGTGTTTTCAATGCTGCCAACTTCTGGGCCATCATCCTCTACAACGTTCTCGCTCTGAACAGTTTGGAGTTTGCCAAACTGGTGGGAAGACGACTGATTTTCAAAG gTTTCCCTCTGTCCACCCTCTCAGTCTTGTTGGTGACCTACTGTGGTGTGCAGctggtgaaagagagagagaggcaagaAGCCCTGCTGGAGGACGCTGAGCTGGTGAAGCCAGTAGACGGAGGCAAAGAAAAGGCAGAATAA
- the hhatla gene encoding hedgehog acyltransferase like, a isoform X2, whose product MALLWQENGCCGLRVDDVVHYIPQSHPICSRWSRYLCQDIHRDSSKDWYRWISLIFGVYGGLAVLVTMGWTFMALVLSHCIIIYSVALVKSKWLSFAAGLATLASIKLEPYNSWQESLVTGSFDLQDILFYGGCGFSIMRCMSFALENCEKKDGNYTFADLMRYNFYLPFFFFGPIMTFDRYHAQANNTQLTRKEREMWNITTKALVHLGAILVVDIFFHYLYILTIPSDMKLVTKLSDWCLGGLAYSNLVYDWVKAAMMFGVINTVATLDHLDPPQPPKCITMLYVFAETHFDRGINDWLCKYVYDYIGGDHDKIFKELLATICTFAVTTLWLGPCEVVYIWSFFNCFGLNFELWVAKFFSFPPFSTIEGVMGEAMSRRIRGVFNAANFWAIILYNVLALNSLEFAKLVGRRLIFKGFPLSTLSVLLVTYCGVQLVKERERQEALLEDAELVKPVDGGKEKAE is encoded by the exons ATGGCATTACTTTGGCAGGAAAATG GATGTTGCGGACTTCGAGTGGATGATGTGGTTCACTACATTCCGCAATCACATCCTATTTGCTCTCGTTGGTCACGTTATCTTTGCCAAGATATTCACCGTGATAGCTCCAAAg ATTGGTATAGATGGAT ATCCTTGATCTTTGGTGTGTACGGCGGTTTGGCCGTCCTGGTGACGATGGGCTGGACCTTCATGGCTCTGGTTCTGTCTCACTGCATCATCATCTACAGCGTCGCTCTGGTCAAGAGCAAGTGGTTGAGCTTTGCAGCCGGCCTGGCAACATTGGCCTCCATCAAGCTGGAGCCTTATAACTCCTGGCAG GAATCCTTGGTGACGGGCTCCTTTGACCTGCAAGACATCctgttctacggcggctgtggcTTCAGCATCATGCGCTGCATGAGCTTCGCTTTGGAGAACTGCGAGAAAAAGGATGGAAACTACACGTTCGCTGACCTGATGAGATACAACTTCTAcctccccttcttcttcttcggaCCCATCATGACCTTTGACAGGTATCACGCACAG GCGAACAACACCCAACTGACAcgtaaggagagagagatgtggaACATCACCACCAAGGCTTTGGTGCATCTGGGAGCAATTTTGGTGGTGGACATCTTCTTCCACTATCTCTACATCCTGACAATCCCCAGTGACATGAAGCTGGTCACCAAGCTCTCCGACTGGTGTCTGG GTGGTCTGGCTTATTCCAACCTGGTGTATGACTGGGTGAAAGCAGCCATGATGTTTGGTGTCATCAACACTGTGGCTACACTGGACCATCTGGACCCTCCTCAGCCCCCCAAGTGTATCACCATGCTCTATGTCTTCGCTGAGAC gCACTTTGACAGAGGCATCAATGACTGGCTGTGCAA GTATGTTTATGATTATATCGGTGGGGATCATGACAAAATCTTCAAGGAGCTCCTCGCAACCATCTGCACTTTTGCCGTCACCACCCTGTGGCTGGGGCCCTGTGAGGTGGTTTATATCTGGTCCTTCTTCAACTGCTTTGGCCTCAACTTTGAGCTGTGGGTCGCCAAGTTCTTCTCCTTCCCTCCATTTTCTACTATCGAG GGTGTGATGGGTGAAGCCATGTCCCGTAGGATCAGGGGTGTTTTCAATGCTGCCAACTTCTGGGCCATCATCCTCTACAACGTTCTCGCTCTGAACAGTTTGGAGTTTGCCAAACTGGTGGGAAGACGACTGATTTTCAAAG gTTTCCCTCTGTCCACCCTCTCAGTCTTGTTGGTGACCTACTGTGGTGTGCAGctggtgaaagagagagagaggcaagaAGCCCTGCTGGAGGACGCTGAGCTGGTGAAGCCAGTAGACGGAGGCAAAGAAAAGGCAGAATAA